In a genomic window of Ignavibacteria bacterium:
- a CDS encoding CusA/CzcA family heavy metal efflux RND transporter — MFERIITFSVRNRLIVAVGVIGLVVWGIVSLNSLPIDAVPDITNNQVQVVTVSPALAPQEVERLITMPVELTMASIPGISEMRSISRFGLSVVTIVFHDDVDVYWARAQVDQRLTEVMDQIPQGAGTPLLAPVTTGLGEIYQYSLRVKPGYESRYSLTELRTIQDWIIRRRLLGTAGIADVSSFGGNLKQVEIAVDPDRLRSMNISISELLSAVQRNNANAGGAYIEKGPHVQYIRTEGVTTSPDEVGEIEVHRTDAGLPIYVHDVATVREGRAVRYGAMTRDDRGETVGGIVLMLKGANSSEVISTVKERMKAVQKTLPEGLVIEPYLDRTRLVNKAIGTVSQNLIEGALIVIFVLVLMLGNLRAGLIVASVIPLAMLFAVSMMRVFGVSGNLMSLGAIDFGLIVDGAVIIVESVLHALSRKNATDDSARVASITIRRSAAFGEIIIMIVYLPILALVGIEGKMFKPMAQTVIFAIIGAFILSTTYVPMMSSWLLKPGIKTWSLADKVMDIISRSYVPVRRLALRLKWFTLSSTLVVFVAAVIAFLMMGGEFLPQLDEGDFAVEMRLMTGSSLTETIRTSEAAAKILLREFPEVVRVIGKIGTSEIPLDPMPMESGDVMIILKDKDEWTSASTREELVEKMQSALSVIPGVTFGFQQPIQMRFNELMTGARQDVVVKVFGENMDSLAVIAQRLGAIAGGVQGAADIYVEPVNGLPQITVRIDRAACARLGVDVDDVNTTVRAAFAGSVAGVMYEGEKRFDIVVRLDSARRHDPSDVASLFVPTRTKQLVPITQIAVVDIALGPNQIQREDAQRRIAVGFNVRGRDVESIVKELEEKVQQRLTLPTGYYMTYGGQFENLAAAKERLMIAVPTAMLLILFLLYMTFQSIRNALLIFTAIPLSAIGGIAALLIRGMPFSISAGVGFIALFGVAVLNGIVLISAFQKLHEKGNFNMLRVVIIGTSERLRPVAMTAMVASLGFLPMAISQGDGSEVQRPLATVVIGGLITSTMLTLLLLPTLYSMFGHARHVDGRTHRKHKRGHHFAAATSIALLVCLGWPSTISAQSPVAITLDSAMKAALNANIDLRTARAEEGQADALRGAAIDLGPTSVTYMGGQYNSASSDNNFTIMQSVPFPTKMIASRSLADETYREAQLRRSVGEHRIRLDVRRVYAMICMNREIDAILKEQESYLDKAVEVATLREQAGEGTMLERVNAESQRAEIGVQRLASQSNIRTAEMELRVLVGSAVPITASATTIPVLPIPGSADTVIASPLIDLANQRIRVADEAKSVASSGYWPDITLGYFNQSLNGTLLPDQNRLAGSGDRFSGFTVGLALPLWFVPTSAKTEAASIQRTLAEQRAAQEITTLSAWRQQIDVDLKAARAAVEYYANTGLAEAQLLVRHSQAAYQAGEIGWLELQASLLQSLQTRTYDVQARRRLYDLIIQHDYLMGQTR; from the coding sequence ATGTTCGAACGGATCATCACGTTCTCTGTCCGCAATCGGCTGATCGTAGCCGTAGGTGTCATCGGCCTGGTGGTTTGGGGGATCGTCTCCCTGAACTCGCTTCCGATCGATGCCGTGCCGGACATCACGAACAACCAAGTGCAGGTTGTAACGGTCTCCCCTGCGCTTGCCCCACAAGAAGTGGAACGACTCATCACGATGCCGGTGGAACTCACCATGGCATCCATCCCGGGCATTTCAGAAATGCGATCGATATCGCGCTTCGGACTATCCGTGGTAACGATCGTATTTCATGACGATGTAGATGTGTATTGGGCCCGAGCTCAGGTGGACCAACGTCTTACCGAGGTGATGGACCAGATTCCGCAAGGAGCCGGTACGCCCCTTCTCGCTCCAGTCACGACCGGACTTGGCGAGATCTACCAATACTCGCTTCGAGTAAAGCCGGGGTATGAGAGTCGGTACTCTCTTACCGAGCTTCGAACGATCCAGGACTGGATCATCAGACGACGTCTGCTCGGAACGGCCGGCATTGCCGATGTCTCGAGTTTTGGCGGAAATCTGAAACAGGTGGAGATCGCTGTTGACCCGGACCGATTGCGGTCGATGAACATTTCGATCTCGGAACTGCTCAGCGCGGTCCAACGCAACAACGCCAATGCCGGCGGTGCCTACATCGAAAAAGGTCCGCACGTTCAATACATCCGAACCGAGGGTGTTACCACATCACCGGATGAGGTTGGCGAGATCGAGGTGCACCGAACGGATGCCGGACTCCCCATCTACGTGCACGATGTAGCAACCGTGCGAGAAGGTCGCGCCGTACGATATGGTGCCATGACCAGAGATGATCGTGGTGAAACGGTCGGTGGTATCGTGCTCATGTTGAAGGGGGCTAATTCGAGCGAGGTGATCTCCACGGTGAAGGAGAGAATGAAAGCGGTGCAGAAGACCCTTCCGGAAGGTTTGGTGATCGAACCGTATCTCGACCGGACACGCCTTGTCAATAAAGCGATCGGTACAGTTTCGCAGAACCTCATCGAAGGTGCGTTGATCGTGATCTTCGTGCTGGTGCTGATGCTTGGCAATCTGCGGGCGGGATTGATCGTTGCAAGTGTGATCCCCCTTGCTATGCTCTTCGCCGTGAGCATGATGCGAGTCTTTGGTGTGTCGGGCAACCTCATGTCTCTTGGCGCCATCGACTTTGGTCTGATCGTAGACGGAGCGGTCATCATTGTTGAAAGCGTGCTCCATGCCTTGAGTAGGAAGAACGCAACCGACGACTCAGCACGAGTGGCTTCGATCACGATCCGACGTTCAGCAGCGTTCGGTGAGATCATCATCATGATCGTCTACCTTCCCATCCTGGCCCTTGTAGGGATTGAAGGCAAGATGTTCAAGCCCATGGCTCAGACAGTGATCTTTGCCATCATCGGTGCCTTCATCTTGAGCACGACGTATGTGCCCATGATGTCGTCGTGGCTTTTGAAGCCGGGTATCAAGACCTGGTCGTTGGCCGACAAGGTGATGGACATCATCTCGCGTTCCTATGTGCCTGTGAGGCGTCTAGCACTTCGCTTGAAGTGGTTCACGCTCTCGAGTACACTCGTCGTCTTCGTTGCGGCCGTGATCGCATTCCTCATGATGGGCGGCGAGTTCTTACCGCAACTCGATGAGGGCGACTTCGCCGTCGAGATGCGATTGATGACGGGGTCGTCACTCACTGAAACGATCCGCACGTCAGAAGCAGCCGCAAAGATCTTGCTACGCGAGTTTCCCGAGGTTGTGCGCGTGATCGGAAAGATCGGCACGTCGGAGATCCCGCTTGACCCGATGCCAATGGAATCCGGGGATGTGATGATCATCCTCAAGGACAAGGACGAGTGGACATCGGCCTCAACGCGCGAAGAACTCGTTGAGAAGATGCAGTCGGCTCTATCCGTGATCCCGGGAGTGACGTTCGGGTTCCAACAGCCCATCCAAATGCGATTCAATGAGCTCATGACCGGTGCTCGACAAGATGTGGTGGTAAAGGTCTTTGGAGAGAACATGGACTCCCTAGCAGTGATCGCCCAACGTCTCGGAGCAATAGCAGGGGGCGTGCAGGGCGCCGCTGATATCTACGTAGAACCAGTCAACGGTCTGCCGCAGATCACGGTGAGGATCGACAGAGCAGCATGTGCCCGACTCGGCGTTGACGTCGATGACGTAAACACCACGGTGCGCGCTGCGTTTGCCGGCTCCGTTGCCGGTGTGATGTATGAGGGCGAGAAGAGATTCGACATCGTTGTTCGGCTAGACTCTGCGCGACGCCACGATCCGTCGGACGTTGCGTCATTGTTCGTCCCAACACGAACCAAACAACTCGTGCCGATCACACAGATCGCAGTAGTGGACATTGCACTTGGTCCGAATCAGATCCAGCGCGAAGATGCGCAACGCAGAATCGCCGTTGGGTTCAACGTACGCGGACGCGATGTGGAAAGCATCGTCAAGGAACTTGAGGAAAAGGTTCAACAACGTCTTACCCTTCCAACCGGGTACTACATGACGTATGGAGGTCAGTTCGAGAATCTTGCTGCCGCAAAGGAACGATTGATGATCGCCGTCCCAACGGCGATGCTTCTGATCCTCTTCTTGCTGTACATGACCTTCCAGAGCATACGCAATGCACTCCTCATCTTCACGGCTATTCCTCTTTCGGCCATCGGCGGTATTGCAGCACTGTTGATACGCGGCATGCCCTTCAGCATCTCAGCTGGCGTTGGTTTCATCGCCTTGTTTGGTGTTGCCGTTCTCAACGGCATCGTGCTTATCAGTGCCTTCCAGAAGCTGCATGAAAAGGGCAACTTCAACATGCTGCGCGTGGTGATCATTGGGACGTCCGAGCGACTCCGCCCCGTGGCCATGACGGCCATGGTGGCCTCTCTCGGATTCCTTCCGATGGCCATCTCGCAAGGAGATGGTTCGGAAGTGCAACGCCCTCTTGCAACAGTTGTGATCGGTGGACTCATCACTTCTACCATGCTTACGTTGCTGTTGCTTCCAACACTGTATTCAATGTTCGGTCACGCACGTCACGTAGACGGGCGAACACATCGCAAGCACAAGCGTGGACATCATTTTGCAGCGGCTACTTCCATTGCACTTCTCGTCTGTCTTGGATGGCCTTCAACGATCTCTGCTCAATCTCCGGTTGCGATCACGCTCGATAGTGCGATGAAGGCAGCACTCAACGCCAACATCGACCTACGAACAGCACGTGCGGAAGAAGGTCAGGCAGATGCGTTGCGAGGAGCAGCGATCGATCTCGGTCCTACATCCGTCACCTACATGGGCGGACAGTACAACTCGGCATCGAGCGACAACAACTTCACGATCATGCAATCGGTCCCCTTCCCCACCAAGATGATCGCCTCGCGATCCTTGGCCGATGAGACCTACCGAGAAGCACAACTCCGAAGGAGCGTTGGCGAACATCGCATTCGATTGGACGTCCGAAGGGTCTATGCGATGATCTGCATGAACCGCGAGATCGATGCCATCCTCAAGGAGCAAGAGAGCTATCTCGACAAAGCGGTAGAGGTTGCCACACTTCGTGAGCAGGCCGGCGAAGGCACGATGCTAGAACGCGTGAACGCGGAATCGCAACGAGCCGAGATCGGTGTTCAACGTTTGGCATCACAGTCCAACATCCGCACAGCGGAGATGGAGTTACGAGTGCTTGTCGGAAGTGCGGTACCCATCACCGCATCGGCGACCACCATTCCGGTACTGCCGATTCCGGGAAGTGCCGATACAGTTATCGCAAGCCCCTTGATCGATCTCGCGAACCAACGCATTCGTGTTGCTGATGAAGCCAAGAGTGTTGCATCGTCCGGCTATTGGCCCGATATCACTCTCGGCTACTTCAATCAATCACTCAACGGCACGCTACTCCCTGATCAAAACCGTTTGGCCGGAAGCGGAGATCGTTTCTCTGGCTTTACGGTTGGACTGGCCCTGCCATTGTGGTTCGTTCCTACATCGGCAAAGACCGAAGCTGCGAGTATTCAGCGGACGCTGGCTGAGCAGCGTGCGGCGCAAGAGATCACCACACTTTCAGCATGGCGGCAACAGATCGACGTTGATCTCAAAGCTGCACGCGCAGCCGTAGAGTATTACGCCAACACCGGGCTTGCCGAAGCCCAATTGCTGGTGCGGCATTCACAGGCCGCCTATCAAGCCGGAGAGATCGGCTGGCTGGAACTTCAGGCCAGTCTCCTGCAGAGTCTGCAGACCCGCACCTATGATGTGCAGGCACGTCGCAGACTCTACGACCTCATCATTCAACACGACTATCTCATGGGACAAACTCGATGA
- a CDS encoding efflux RND transporter periplasmic adaptor subunit, whose amino-acid sequence MNTQQSFIRNIVIVLAMIYVVAACTKTDAPPTEQSAHVSGDTVELTQQQATNAHMSFARAERRELTTGLRANGMVHVPPQYAYSVTAPYGGIVRTTSVLPGSRVSKGETIVVLESPEFITLQQEYLTTEALLEASEAELIRQARLAKDSVNARKKLEAASAETRSLRVKKKALAEKLALINIDVKKLDENSLSRAVRVPAPISGYVTKVNINAGTYIAPNNPIMEIVNTDHMHIELTIFERDVLKLRIDQHVTVALTDAPNVKRDAHIHLIGKDVAADRTISVHAHLNQPDPTLIPGTTLTAVVDAEPRTSWVVPEAAVVAFEGKFFVFTGTPTSCIRREVNVGITQDGITEILNDPQWLQTENILVKGAPAVLGAMTNNDE is encoded by the coding sequence ATGAACACACAACAGTCCTTTATCCGCAACATTGTCATTGTACTTGCAATGATCTATGTCGTTGCAGCCTGTACAAAGACCGACGCGCCCCCTACAGAACAAAGCGCTCATGTGTCGGGAGACACCGTAGAGCTCACACAACAGCAGGCGACAAATGCACACATGTCTTTTGCTCGTGCAGAACGAAGAGAACTCACAACCGGACTCCGTGCAAACGGCATGGTTCATGTTCCTCCACAGTATGCCTACAGCGTTACGGCACCATACGGCGGAATTGTCCGCACAACATCCGTCCTGCCCGGTTCACGAGTTTCAAAGGGAGAGACCATCGTTGTCTTGGAGAGTCCAGAGTTCATCACCCTCCAGCAGGAGTACCTTACCACCGAAGCATTGTTAGAAGCCTCAGAGGCCGAATTGATCCGTCAAGCACGTCTTGCAAAAGACTCTGTCAACGCCCGTAAGAAGCTCGAAGCTGCTTCAGCGGAGACACGTTCATTGCGCGTGAAGAAGAAGGCATTGGCAGAAAAGCTCGCCCTGATCAACATCGACGTGAAGAAGCTTGATGAGAACTCTTTGTCACGAGCTGTTCGTGTGCCCGCACCCATCAGCGGCTACGTCACCAAGGTCAACATCAACGCCGGCACCTACATCGCGCCCAACAACCCCATCATGGAGATCGTCAACACCGATCACATGCACATCGAGCTCACCATCTTTGAACGTGATGTGCTCAAGCTTCGGATCGACCAGCATGTGACCGTTGCGCTCACCGATGCACCCAACGTAAAGCGTGATGCTCATATTCATCTCATCGGCAAGGATGTAGCGGCGGATAGGACCATCTCTGTCCACGCCCACCTCAATCAGCCCGACCCAACACTCATCCCCGGCACCACACTCACTGCCGTTGTTGATGCAGAGCCCCGTACAAGCTGGGTCGTTCCCGAAGCAGCCGTTGTAGCCTTCGAAGGCAAGTTCTTTGTCTTCACCGGCACACCCACTTCTTGTATCAGACGCGAAGTGAACGTTGGCATCACCCAGGACGGCATCACCGAGATCCTCAACGACCCACAGTGGCTCCAAACCGAGAACATCCTCGTCAAAGGGGCTCCTGCCGTGTTGGGAGCGATGACGAATAATGATGAATGA
- a CDS encoding asparagine synthetase B: protein MLRSALLVLLLAASTAAGQKIMIPMDMDQTNHLKSYGIVYWILTKEQPVDWLLNYRGGSFVTDFTQEIASECRIRGVMFETLDGATAAGIYSEVQSEKNNMDVVRLEKAPKIAVYAPPGFRPWDDAVTLVMEYAEVKYEKLWDEEVVKGKLTEYDWLHLHHEDFTGQYGKFYASSAGESWYIQQVALLENTARKLGFKKVSEMKRAVTERIREFVANGGFMFAMCSATDTYDIALAAANVDICDVIYDGDPMDRDANEKLDFSRTFAFENFKVSMNPLQYEFSDIDVDANTILQTESSDFFTLFDFSAKYDPVPTMLTQCHVNVVKSFLGQTTAFHKELVKKSVTILGERDGTDQVRYIHGNVGRGTFTWYGGHDPEDYRHAVGDPPTDLALHPTSPGYRLILNNVLFPAAKKKKQKT from the coding sequence ATGCTTCGTTCCGCACTCCTCGTCCTGCTTCTGGCGGCTTCAACAGCTGCCGGACAGAAGATCATGATCCCTATGGACATGGATCAGACGAACCACCTCAAGTCCTACGGCATCGTGTACTGGATCCTCACCAAGGAACAACCCGTGGATTGGCTCCTAAATTATCGAGGGGGCTCCTTTGTGACCGACTTCACACAAGAGATCGCATCGGAATGCCGTATCCGCGGCGTGATGTTTGAAACGCTTGATGGTGCCACGGCCGCGGGGATCTATTCCGAGGTTCAGTCGGAAAAGAACAATATGGACGTAGTGCGACTCGAAAAGGCACCGAAGATCGCTGTCTACGCACCGCCCGGTTTCCGTCCATGGGATGACGCAGTTACGCTCGTGATGGAATATGCCGAGGTCAAGTACGAAAAGCTTTGGGACGAAGAAGTCGTCAAGGGCAAGCTCACGGAATACGACTGGCTTCACCTCCACCACGAGGACTTCACAGGTCAGTACGGAAAGTTCTATGCGAGTTCTGCCGGTGAGAGCTGGTACATCCAACAGGTGGCTCTCCTCGAGAACACAGCCCGCAAGCTCGGCTTCAAGAAGGTAAGTGAGATGAAGCGGGCCGTAACGGAACGTATCCGCGAGTTCGTTGCCAACGGTGGATTCATGTTCGCCATGTGCAGCGCAACCGATACGTATGATATCGCACTTGCAGCAGCAAATGTTGACATCTGTGATGTGATCTATGACGGCGATCCAATGGACCGCGATGCGAACGAGAAGCTCGACTTCTCGCGCACGTTTGCCTTTGAGAACTTCAAGGTGTCGATGAATCCCTTGCAGTATGAGTTCAGTGATATCGACGTGGATGCCAACACCATCCTGCAAACAGAGTCGAGCGACTTCTTCACCCTCTTTGACTTCTCCGCCAAGTACGATCCCGTTCCAACAATGCTCACCCAGTGTCATGTGAACGTGGTCAAGAGCTTCCTAGGTCAGACCACTGCCTTCCACAAAGAACTCGTAAAGAAGTCTGTTACCATCCTCGGCGAGCGCGATGGTACAGACCAAGTCCGCTACATCCACGGCAACGTAGGTCGCGGCACCTTTACCTGGTACGGCGGTCACGACCCCGAAGACTATCGTCACGCTGTTGGAGACCCACCAACAGACCTCGCCTTGCACCCCACATCACCAGGCTACCGCCTGATCCTGAACAACGTGTTGTTCCCGGCGGCGAAGAAGAAGAAGCAGAAGACGTAA
- a CDS encoding fatty acid desaturase, protein MGLFLAIVIIGLWCTHLAWTLLSMPVLWDSPWTYVHVLVQGYLSTGLFITAHDAIHGTVVRGRRGNDIIGFIASFLFAGLWYPRLVVNHHRHHDHPAEDDLDPDYHPSNNLLIWFGSFMWRYTTVWQLLIMAAAYNLLKLQVEEVRLWIWWIIPAFMGSFQLFYVGTYLPHRKPHTPDMPYRARSMPLNHLLAMISCYFFGYHAEHHISPGTPWWELWRVKERRIS, encoded by the coding sequence ATGGGACTCTTTCTCGCCATCGTTATTATCGGTCTCTGGTGTACACATCTTGCGTGGACACTGCTGTCCATGCCTGTGCTTTGGGACTCGCCGTGGACCTATGTCCATGTACTTGTGCAGGGCTATCTGTCCACCGGACTCTTCATCACCGCCCACGATGCCATCCACGGTACAGTTGTCAGGGGGCGTCGGGGTAACGACATCATTGGCTTCATTGCCTCCTTTCTCTTTGCCGGACTCTGGTATCCGCGGCTTGTGGTGAATCACCATCGGCATCATGACCATCCGGCGGAGGACGATCTCGATCCCGACTATCACCCGTCGAACAACCTCCTCATCTGGTTCGGGTCATTCATGTGGCGCTACACCACCGTATGGCAGCTCCTGATCATGGCCGCGGCCTACAATCTCCTCAAGCTCCAGGTGGAAGAAGTCCGGTTATGGATCTGGTGGATCATCCCTGCCTTTATGGGCTCGTTCCAGCTCTTCTATGTGGGCACCTATCTCCCGCACCGCAAGCCCCATACCCCAGACATGCCATATCGTGCCAGATCGATGCCCTTGAACCACCTTTTGGCCATGATCTCGTGTTATTTCTTCGGATATCACGCCGAGCACCACATTTCTCCCGGCACCCCGTGGTGGGAACTCTGGCGGGTAAAGGAACGTCGGATTTCGTAG
- the ybeY gene encoding rRNA maturation RNase YbeY: MLDVSVTNASGARYRGQREMIASVQKALKGHKVTNAKVDIVLLSDSRIRTLNKQYLKHDYATDVITFPLEEQPLYGEIYVSLETARRQAKEYQVTVVNELCRLAVHGALHLLGYDDTEKKDREAMEAMENKYIVST; the protein is encoded by the coding sequence ATGTTAGACGTCTCCGTCACCAATGCCTCCGGCGCTCGGTATCGCGGTCAACGCGAGATGATCGCCAGTGTGCAAAAGGCACTCAAGGGACATAAGGTGACCAACGCCAAGGTGGACATCGTGTTGTTGAGTGACAGCAGGATCCGCACGTTGAACAAACAGTATCTGAAGCACGATTACGCAACCGACGTGATCACTTTTCCGCTCGAAGAACAACCCTTGTACGGAGAGATCTACGTTTCCCTCGAAACCGCGCGCCGGCAAGCAAAAGAATATCAGGTGACGGTCGTCAATGAGTTATGTCGACTTGCCGTTCACGGCGCACTTCATCTCCTCGGCTACGACGACACAGAGAAGAAGGACCGTGAGGCCATGGAAGCAATGGAAAACAAATACATCGTGAGCACCTAA
- a CDS encoding DUF494 family protein, with amino-acid sequence MNNHYAVERVMDIIAYMISEGRQGAPLTAIDTTSLQEQGYTDSEIAAALSWIMERQADRDEIEGPGTGTFRILHGIERDVLDPDAWGMLMTYHQLGFLDSEDIEQILERAIVMGSERNVGIAEVKALIAAYVLHQQPLPQAGSRSLLLGSDSVN; translated from the coding sequence ATGAACAATCACTACGCTGTTGAACGGGTCATGGACATCATCGCCTATATGATCAGTGAGGGCAGGCAAGGGGCTCCGCTGACCGCGATCGATACCACCAGCCTGCAAGAGCAAGGCTACACAGACTCGGAGATCGCCGCTGCATTGTCGTGGATCATGGAACGTCAGGCAGACCGCGACGAGATCGAAGGTCCCGGCACCGGCACCTTCCGCATCCTCCACGGCATCGAACGAGATGTCCTGGATCCAGATGCATGGGGCATGCTCATGACCTACCATCAACTCGGCTTCCTCGACAGCGAAGACATCGAGCAGATCCTCGAACGCGCCATCGTCATGGGCAGCGAACGCAACGTTGGCATCGCCGAGGTCAAAGCCCTCATCGCCGCCTACGTCCTCCACCAACAACCCCTTCCCCAAGCCGGCAGCCGAAGCCTGTTGTTGGGGAGTGATTCGGTGAACTAG
- a CDS encoding site-specific integrase produces the protein MRIKFYIDRPDEPVSTIMANVAFAGKRFRFSTGVSISPTHWNHDKQEIKPAERNRAAYMKRLDAIDAEIRSAYHAIQFGKDGKAVSSTALKEYQARIKEFLDDKPKGPKNDNVLGQFDRFIHEYRIAAGNAMVTNQRPAEATLNRYRLVSRRLGDFAKARKIELAFDGINTDFYRQFVGWLSTEQNLYDSSVGNHIKILKTFMRWCMDEGLHKNVEFQKFYKPESLGETIALSAKELRMIRDVDLTNNPRLARIRDHFLIQTYTSLRYSDLVKLEPKHFDLVNGFIHVPITKTDVRPIIPITPPLSAVLERYPSLLFEFVSNVKANKYLKELGKLAGLVSPIIVGHSKGGKRIDQLVPRYQELSTHVARRTFVTVSLEFGVQDSIIRFVTGHKTSDVMAKHYAKPSADVVHDVVCEAWRKL, from the coding sequence ATGCGCATCAAATTCTATATTGACCGGCCTGATGAACCGGTCTCTACGATCATGGCAAACGTTGCATTTGCCGGCAAACGGTTCCGCTTTAGTACGGGCGTCAGCATCTCCCCTACGCATTGGAATCACGATAAGCAGGAGATCAAGCCTGCCGAACGCAATCGAGCAGCCTACATGAAGCGGCTTGATGCCATCGACGCAGAGATACGAAGTGCATACCACGCCATCCAGTTTGGTAAGGACGGCAAGGCTGTGAGCTCCACGGCACTGAAGGAGTATCAGGCCCGGATCAAGGAGTTCTTGGACGACAAACCCAAGGGGCCAAAGAACGACAACGTACTGGGCCAGTTTGATCGCTTCATTCACGAGTATCGTATCGCTGCCGGCAACGCGATGGTCACTAACCAACGTCCAGCCGAAGCTACTCTGAATCGCTACCGTCTCGTGTCACGTCGCCTTGGTGATTTTGCCAAGGCTCGCAAGATCGAACTCGCATTCGATGGGATCAATACGGACTTCTATCGCCAGTTCGTGGGATGGCTCTCAACAGAACAGAATCTCTATGATTCGAGCGTCGGCAACCACATCAAGATCCTGAAGACCTTCATGCGGTGGTGTATGGATGAAGGTCTGCACAAGAACGTAGAGTTCCAGAAGTTCTATAAGCCTGAATCACTCGGCGAGACCATCGCTCTATCAGCAAAGGAGCTACGGATGATCCGCGATGTGGATCTCACAAACAACCCAAGGCTTGCACGAATTCGAGATCACTTCTTGATCCAGACATACACCAGCCTTCGGTACAGCGACCTCGTGAAGCTCGAACCCAAGCACTTCGATCTCGTCAACGGCTTCATACACGTGCCTATCACAAAGACGGACGTGCGACCCATAATTCCGATCACTCCCCCACTCTCTGCTGTGCTTGAGCGGTATCCAAGCTTGCTGTTTGAGTTTGTCAGCAACGTAAAAGCAAACAAGTACCTCAAGGAACTTGGCAAGCTCGCCGGTCTTGTGTCACCCATCATCGTTGGGCATAGTAAGGGAGGCAAACGCATCGACCAGCTCGTACCAAGGTATCAAGAACTCTCTACGCACGTAGCCCGTCGAACCTTTGTCACAGTGAGCCTCGAGTTCGGCGTACAAGACTCCATCATTCGTTTTGTTACTGGCCACAAGACCTCAGATGTTATGGCAAAACACTATGCTAAACCATCTGCGGACGTTGTGCACGATGTGGTTTGTGAAGCATGGAGGAAGCTATGA